In Candidatus Eremiobacteraceae bacterium, one DNA window encodes the following:
- the tuf gene encoding elongation factor Tu (EF-Tu; promotes GTP-dependent binding of aminoacyl-tRNA to the A-site of ribosomes during protein biosynthesis; when the tRNA anticodon matches the mRNA codon, GTP hydrolysis results; the inactive EF-Tu-GDP leaves the ribosome and release of GDP is promoted by elongation factor Ts; many prokaryotes have two copies of the gene encoding EF-Tu), which produces PGDNVRMTVELITPIACEEGLRFAIREGGRTVGAGVVTKVIE; this is translated from the coding sequence TGCCGGGCGACAACGTGCGCATGACGGTGGAGCTGATCACGCCGATCGCGTGCGAAGAGGGTCTTCGCTTTGCGATCCGCGAGGGCGGCCGCACGGTGGGCGCCGGCGTCGTCACTAAGGTGATCGAGTAA
- the rpmG gene encoding 50S ribosomal protein L33, with product MAKKENRVIITLACGDCKRRNYTSMKNRQHTSARLELKKYCKWCHCHTAHKETR from the coding sequence ATGGCGAAAAAAGAAAATCGCGTCATCATCACGCTCGCCTGCGGAGACTGCAAACGCCGCAACTACACCTCGATGAAGAATCGCCAGCACACGTCTGCGCGCCTGGAGTTGAAGAAGTACTGCAAGTGGTGCCACTGTCACACGGCGCATAAGGAAACACGATAA
- the secE gene encoding preprotein translocase subunit SecE, producing the protein MKLVDGDKGKEKEKLAEQRSADAQRRWKNAQAGVRSIVSEMKRVTWPSRDEWVSATMLTVGLVVLVALWTSLISAIASKIFGSQ; encoded by the coding sequence GTGAAATTGGTCGACGGCGATAAAGGCAAAGAGAAAGAGAAGCTCGCGGAACAACGTTCCGCGGACGCGCAGCGCCGTTGGAAAAATGCGCAAGCGGGCGTACGTTCCATCGTCTCCGAGATGAAGCGCGTCACCTGGCCGAGCAGAGATGAATGGGTATCGGCTACGATGTTGACCGTGGGCTTGGTCGTGCTGGTCGCGCTCTGGACGTCGCTGATCTCCGCCATAGCTTCCAAGATATTCGGGTCGCAGTAA
- the nusG gene encoding transcription termination/antitermination protein NusG produces MIEDVDDTQAAALTADGADAAAPVDPDRKWYVIHTYSGYENKVKANLERRIKSMNMQDFVYRVLVPMDKEVEFKDGKRREVEKKVYPGYVLVEMKMTDASWYVVRNTQGVTGFVGSPGAGEKPLPLAEKEVKTILKQMGIETPKLMIDFKRGDRVKVTSGPFFDFTGTVDEIDAQKERLRALISIFGRETPVELEFYQVEKV; encoded by the coding sequence ATGATCGAAGACGTCGACGACACCCAGGCCGCCGCGCTCACCGCGGACGGCGCAGATGCAGCCGCTCCCGTAGATCCGGACCGGAAGTGGTACGTCATCCACACGTACTCCGGTTACGAGAACAAGGTCAAGGCGAATCTCGAACGCCGCATCAAGTCCATGAACATGCAAGACTTCGTCTATCGAGTGCTCGTGCCGATGGACAAAGAGGTCGAGTTCAAAGACGGCAAGCGGCGCGAAGTCGAGAAGAAGGTCTATCCCGGCTACGTGCTCGTCGAGATGAAGATGACCGATGCGTCGTGGTATGTCGTGCGCAACACGCAGGGTGTGACGGGATTCGTCGGCTCGCCGGGCGCCGGCGAGAAGCCGCTGCCGCTGGCCGAAAAAGAAGTCAAGACGATCCTCAAGCAGATGGGCATCGAGACGCCGAAGCTGATGATCGACTTCAAGCGCGGCGATCGCGTCAAGGTCACGTCCGGGCCGTTCTTCGATTTCACCGGCACCGTGGACGAGATCGACGCGCAGAAGGAACGCTTGCGCGCGCTCATCTCGATCTTCGGCCGCGAGACTCCGGTCGAACTCGAATTCTATCAAGTTGAAAAGGTATAG
- the rplK gene encoding 50S ribosomal protein L11: MAKKIIAKVTLQCIAGKATPAPPVGPALGQHGINIMEFCKTYNERTASQAGQVIPAVITVFEDRSFTFILKTPPASELIKKAAGIEKGSGEPNRKKVGKLTLDQCREIAKAKMTDLNANDIDAAMKIIAGTARQMGVEVG; encoded by the coding sequence GTGGCAAAGAAGATCATCGCGAAAGTGACGCTCCAGTGCATAGCCGGAAAGGCCACGCCTGCGCCGCCCGTCGGTCCGGCGCTTGGCCAGCACGGCATCAACATCATGGAGTTCTGCAAGACGTACAACGAACGCACGGCGAGCCAGGCGGGGCAGGTCATCCCGGCCGTCATCACCGTTTTCGAAGATCGATCGTTCACGTTCATCCTCAAGACGCCGCCCGCGTCCGAACTCATCAAGAAGGCGGCCGGTATTGAGAAAGGCTCGGGCGAGCCCAACCGTAAGAAGGTGGGCAAGCTCACGCTCGACCAGTGCCGCGAGATCGCGAAGGCGAAAATGACCGATCTCAACGCGAACGACATCGACGCCGCGATGAAGATCATCGCAGGCACCGCGCGCCAGATGGGCGTCGAGGTAGGCTAA
- the rplA gene encoding 50S ribosomal protein L1, whose amino-acid sequence MAKPGKKYRESVKSIGSDKSYDAAAAIDLVKATAKAKFDETVELHVRLGIDTKKSDQNVRGTVVLPHGTGKSKSVIVFAKGEKAKEATEAGADVVGDQDLIERIKGGWLAFDIAVATPDMMGAVGSSLGKILAQRMPNPRVGTVTNNIRQAVAEIKAGKVEYRADKAAIVHAIIGKASFSRENLIDNFQALMDAIVRAKPASAKGVYLKSISVASTMGPGVRVDPARLKSAADAA is encoded by the coding sequence ATGGCGAAACCAGGCAAGAAATACCGCGAGAGCGTCAAGTCGATCGGCTCGGACAAATCCTACGACGCCGCTGCCGCGATCGATCTCGTCAAGGCCACCGCTAAGGCGAAGTTCGATGAGACCGTCGAGCTGCACGTCCGCCTGGGCATCGATACGAAGAAGAGCGATCAGAACGTGCGCGGCACGGTCGTGCTGCCGCACGGCACGGGCAAGAGCAAGAGCGTGATCGTCTTCGCAAAAGGCGAGAAGGCGAAAGAGGCGACCGAAGCTGGCGCGGATGTCGTGGGCGACCAAGACCTCATCGAGCGCATCAAAGGCGGCTGGCTGGCGTTCGACATCGCGGTCGCGACGCCGGACATGATGGGCGCCGTGGGCTCGAGTCTCGGCAAGATCCTCGCGCAGCGCATGCCCAATCCGCGTGTCGGCACCGTGACGAACAACATCCGCCAGGCCGTGGCCGAGATCAAAGCCGGTAAAGTGGAATACCGCGCGGACAAGGCGGCGATCGTACACGCGATCATCGGCAAGGCTTCGTTCTCGCGCGAGAATCTTATCGACAATTTCCAAGCGCTGATGGACGCGATCGTGCGCGCCAAACCCGCCTCGGCGAAGGGCGTGTACCTGAAGAGCATCAGCGTTGCATCCACGATGGGACCGGGCGTGCGCGTGGATCCCGCACGTCTGAAGAGCGCGGCGGACGCCGCATGA
- the rplJ gene encoding 50S ribosomal protein L10 translates to MPTAKKDEAIAALREKIGQSTSVFFTDFRGLTVGELRTLRTSLRKANAQYEVVKNTLFGLAIGPEKREQLTSVLAGPTAVAFTGSDPVGPAKALTQFASDTKKLTIKAALVDGAYFDPSKVEALSKVPGRPELMARLVGSLHSPIARLHGALKGHHRRLVYVLSAVHSKKSESAA, encoded by the coding sequence ATGCCTACCGCAAAAAAAGATGAAGCCATCGCGGCGCTGCGCGAGAAGATCGGGCAGAGCACGAGCGTGTTCTTCACGGACTTCCGCGGTCTCACCGTCGGCGAATTGCGCACGCTGCGCACGAGCCTGCGCAAGGCGAACGCGCAGTACGAAGTCGTGAAGAACACGCTCTTCGGCCTGGCGATCGGGCCGGAGAAGCGCGAGCAGTTGACATCGGTGCTGGCGGGACCGACGGCGGTCGCGTTCACGGGTTCCGATCCGGTCGGTCCTGCAAAGGCGCTGACGCAGTTCGCGTCCGACACGAAGAAGCTGACCATCAAAGCAGCGCTCGTAGACGGCGCGTACTTCGATCCGTCGAAGGTCGAGGCACTATCGAAGGTGCCAGGGCGACCGGAATTGATGGCGCGCCTCGTTGGAAGCCTGCACTCTCCGATCGCGAGGCTGCACGGCGCGTTGAAGGGACATCACCGCAGGCTCGTCTACGTCCTCAGCGCCGTCCACTCCAAGAAATCTGAGTCAGCCGCTTAA
- the rplL gene encoding 50S ribosomal protein L7/L12 encodes MAYDDLLERIDKMPVLELHEFVKALEEKYGVTAAAPVAVAAAGGGGATGAPAAEAKTDFDVILTAAGEKKINVIKVVREVVAGLGLKEAKDLVEGAPKPIKTGVTKDEAEAIKTKLEAEGAKVEIK; translated from the coding sequence ATGGCATACGATGATTTGCTCGAGAGAATTGACAAAATGCCGGTCCTCGAGCTTCACGAGTTCGTAAAAGCGCTCGAGGAGAAATACGGCGTGACGGCAGCTGCGCCGGTCGCAGTCGCCGCCGCGGGCGGCGGCGGAGCGACGGGCGCGCCCGCCGCAGAGGCCAAAACCGATTTCGATGTCATCCTCACCGCGGCCGGCGAGAAGAAGATCAACGTCATCAAGGTCGTCCGGGAAGTCGTGGCCGGCCTAGGCTTGAAAGAAGCTAAGGACCTTGTCGAAGGCGCTCCCAAGCCGATCAAGACGGGCGTGACCAAAGACGAAGCCGAGGCGATCAAGACAAAACTTGAGGCCGAAGGCGCCAAGGTCGAGATCAAATAG
- a CDS encoding M48 family metalloprotease — MALAALDGTLPAAADDHSQELQIGAQVYNQLRSQNQILDTSSYYPILRSIGEKISAAAQPHWYTMNFIVVKGAQANAFSVPGGNIYVNEALLKNAENDDELANVLGHETGHLVLGHVMDRLHKAQTANVIGNILSIFIRNADTATIVNMLGNYAFLNFSRAQEYQADHEGVILSSTAKYNPWGMIWFFRKLEKLYGDAGFEQYVQDHPSTNDRIARIEQFFKEDPTRFSAFADHMTSTSGLATSNGSDAKLILQTP, encoded by the coding sequence GTGGCGCTCGCCGCACTCGACGGCACGCTTCCTGCCGCGGCCGACGATCACTCGCAAGAGCTCCAAATCGGCGCGCAAGTCTACAATCAATTGCGCAGCCAGAATCAGATCCTCGACACGTCTAGCTACTATCCCATTCTGCGCAGCATCGGCGAAAAGATCAGCGCCGCCGCGCAGCCGCACTGGTACACGATGAACTTCATCGTCGTCAAGGGAGCGCAGGCGAACGCGTTTTCCGTGCCCGGCGGGAACATCTACGTCAACGAAGCCTTGCTGAAGAACGCCGAGAACGACGACGAACTAGCCAACGTCTTAGGCCATGAGACGGGCCATCTCGTGCTCGGACACGTCATGGACCGTCTGCACAAGGCGCAGACCGCGAACGTGATCGGCAACATCCTGAGCATATTCATCCGCAACGCGGATACGGCGACGATCGTCAACATGCTCGGCAACTACGCGTTCCTCAATTTCTCGCGCGCGCAAGAATACCAAGCCGACCACGAAGGCGTGATCCTTTCCTCCACGGCCAAATACAATCCGTGGGGCATGATCTGGTTCTTCCGCAAGTTAGAGAAACTGTACGGCGACGCCGGATTCGAACAGTACGTGCAGGATCATCCGTCTACGAACGATCGCATCGCGCGCATCGAACAGTTCTTCAAAGAGGACCCCACGCGCTTCAGCGCGTTTGCGGACCACATGACGTCGACTTCAGGCCTCGCGACCTCCAATGGATCAGACGCGAAACTGATATTGCAGACGCCGTAA